A portion of the Bacillus thuringiensis genome contains these proteins:
- a CDS encoding response regulator transcription factor has translation MIRIIIAEDQRMLRGALGALLDLEDDIEVIGQAANGEEALKLIESLKPDISIMDIEMPIQSGLDVAETLKKEKSSCKVMILTTFARPGYFERAMKAGVHGYLLKDSPSEDLAAAIRNVMKGKREVSQDLMFGLWQEQNPLSDREKEVLLLAKEGKTANEIAKALYLSPGTVRNYISEVLTKLDAKNRIEAITIAEEKGWI, from the coding sequence ATGATTCGAATTATTATTGCAGAAGATCAACGGATGCTTCGTGGTGCATTAGGAGCTCTACTTGATCTAGAAGATGATATCGAAGTAATTGGACAAGCGGCAAATGGGGAAGAGGCCCTAAAATTAATTGAGTCGTTAAAACCAGATATAAGTATTATGGATATTGAAATGCCGATTCAAAGTGGATTAGATGTTGCTGAAACGTTAAAGAAAGAAAAATCATCATGCAAAGTAATGATTTTAACCACATTTGCACGGCCGGGATATTTTGAAAGAGCAATGAAAGCTGGTGTGCACGGCTATTTATTAAAGGATAGCCCAAGTGAAGATTTAGCGGCAGCAATTCGTAATGTAATGAAGGGGAAACGAGAGGTCTCCCAAGATTTAATGTTTGGCTTATGGCAGGAGCAAAATCCGTTATCAGATCGAGAAAAGGAAGTATTGTTGCTTGCGAAAGAAGGAAAGACCGCAAACGAAATTGCGAAGGCACTTTATCTTTCACCGGGTACAGTACGTAATTATATTTCTGAAGTATTAACGAAGCTCGATGCGAAAAATAGAATTGAGGCAATTACAATTGCGGAAGAAAAGGGTTGGATATAA
- a CDS encoding sensor histidine kinase produces the protein MIEKKRIEIFPKHMGFFPYMWFVYLLFPIYHLAQASGWKLVIGSGMLIIFIVTYRQLYFVQRTFVFWACIQMVLIFLFALFYNPFMIFFGFFTASAMGFAPNKKVFRVLLCSLVIMLGAFLFVNMSQLTTTSLVNIVPMFILMLLTPFGMRNFNQKKMLKNQLNEANEQIKDLVKREERQRIARDLHDTLGHTLSLITLKSQLVEKLIVKNPERASAEAKEITQTSRTALKQLRELISDMRMITVEEELEQIKAILQAANIELEVRQEASSSSLSPIEQNIVGMCLREAVTNVVKHSKATRCTVSILESQGELILKVEDNGIGLMDQNHDGNGIRGMKERIALIDGFVELGAINPGTLLTVKVPVVIRTGKDEVRA, from the coding sequence ATGATAGAGAAGAAGAGGATTGAGATTTTTCCGAAACATATGGGATTCTTCCCGTATATGTGGTTTGTTTATCTATTATTTCCAATTTATCACTTAGCGCAGGCATCAGGATGGAAGCTTGTAATAGGAAGCGGTATGTTGATAATTTTTATCGTCACATACCGTCAGCTTTATTTTGTTCAGAGGACGTTTGTTTTTTGGGCGTGTATTCAAATGGTACTCATCTTTTTATTTGCTTTATTTTATAATCCTTTTATGATATTTTTTGGCTTTTTCACAGCAAGTGCGATGGGATTTGCGCCAAATAAGAAAGTATTTCGAGTGCTGTTATGTTCGTTAGTTATAATGCTTGGAGCATTTTTATTTGTAAATATGAGTCAACTAACAACTACAAGTTTAGTAAATATCGTTCCGATGTTTATTTTAATGCTTCTTACGCCATTTGGTATGCGCAATTTTAATCAGAAAAAGATGTTAAAGAACCAGCTGAATGAAGCAAACGAGCAAATTAAAGACTTAGTAAAACGTGAAGAACGGCAGCGGATTGCAAGAGATCTTCATGATACATTAGGGCATACGTTATCTCTTATTACTTTGAAAAGTCAGCTCGTTGAGAAGTTAATTGTGAAAAATCCAGAGCGTGCAAGTGCGGAAGCGAAGGAAATTACACAGACATCTCGTACAGCCTTAAAACAGCTGAGAGAATTAATTTCTGATATGCGCATGATTACGGTAGAAGAAGAGTTGGAGCAAATAAAAGCGATCTTACAAGCAGCTAATATTGAATTAGAAGTGAGGCAAGAAGCCAGCTCAAGCTCGTTATCACCAATTGAACAAAATATTGTCGGGATGTGTTTACGTGAGGCCGTTACAAATGTTGTAAAACATAGCAAGGCAACGAGGTGCACGGTTTCTATATTAGAATCGCAAGGTGAGCTGATTTTGAAAGTAGAAGATAACGGAATCGGTTTAATGGATCAAAATCATGATGGAAATGGTATCCGCGGCATGAAAGAACGAATTGCTCTTATTGATGGATTTGTTGAACTAGGTGCAATCAATCCAGGGACGCTATTAACAGTAAAAGTTCCAGTTGTTATTAGAACAGGAAAAGATGAGGTGAGGGCATGA
- a CDS encoding ABC transporter permease, which produces MRALWMQCKIEILRTFRNKLFIFFSLLMPVMFYYIFTNVVQVPQNGDAWKAHYLISMATFSIVGTALFSFGVRLSQERGQGWTHLLKITPLPEGAYITAKIIAQTVVNAFSILVIFIAGILINHVELTVGQWIGAGLWLLLGVTPFLALGTVIGSIKKADAAAGLANILNMSLAIVGGLWMPIEVFPKILRTIGEWTPTYHFGSGAWDIVAGKSIGWENIAVLGGYFLIFVVVSIYIRKRQEAV; this is translated from the coding sequence ATGAGAGCGTTATGGATGCAGTGTAAAATAGAAATTTTACGTACATTTCGCAATAAATTATTTATCTTTTTCTCATTATTAATGCCTGTTATGTTTTACTACATTTTCACAAATGTTGTTCAAGTACCACAAAACGGAGATGCGTGGAAAGCACACTATTTAATTTCGATGGCAACTTTCAGTATTGTAGGGACTGCACTCTTTAGTTTTGGTGTGAGACTTTCTCAGGAAAGAGGGCAAGGATGGACACATCTTTTGAAAATCACACCACTTCCAGAGGGTGCGTATATAACTGCTAAAATTATTGCCCAAACAGTGGTGAATGCTTTTTCAATCTTAGTTATTTTTATAGCAGGGATATTGATTAATCATGTTGAGTTAACAGTAGGGCAATGGATTGGTGCGGGGTTATGGTTATTGTTAGGGGTAACACCATTTTTAGCGTTAGGAACAGTAATAGGTTCCATTAAGAAAGCGGACGCAGCTGCTGGCTTAGCAAATATCTTAAATATGAGTTTAGCTATAGTTGGTGGGTTATGGATGCCGATTGAAGTATTCCCAAAAATATTAAGAACGATAGGTGAATGGACACCGACATACCATTTCGGAAGTGGTGCGTGGGATATTGTAGCTGGAAAATCAATTGGATGGGAAAATATCGCGGTATTAGGAGGTTATTTCCTTATATTTGTTGTAGTATCAATATATATAAGAAAAAGACAGGAAGCGGTATAA